In Streptomyces venezuelae, the sequence GCGCCATCGTCACCGAGACGGTCTTCTCGTACCACGGCATCGGTGAGTACGCGTACCACGCCATCGCGGTGAACGACCTGCCGAAGATCCTCGGGGTGACCCTCTTCGCCGGAGCCTTCATCGTGCTGTGCAACCTGGTGGTCGACCTCGTGTACGCCATCATCGACCCGAGGGTGAGGCTGTCGTGACCGATCCGACTCCGAAGGGGAACGAGGCCGCCGCGGCCGCCGCCGACCCGGCCGGGCACACCGCCGCCGGCCCGGCCCTCGTGGTGGAACCGGCGGGCGACCGCCCCTCCGAGGCCTTCCTCGACGTACGGGACCTCAAGGTCCACTTCCCCACCGACGACGGCCTCGTCAAGTCGGTCGACGGGCTCTCCTTCCAGCTGGAGAAGGGCCGGACCCTCGGCATCGTGGGTGAGTCCGGCTCCGGCAAGTCGGTCACCTCGCTGGCCGTCATGGGCCTGCACCGGGTGGGCAACGCCAGCCGCTCCAAAGTCGAGATGTCCGGCGAGATCTGGCTCGGCGGCCGGGAACTGCTCTCCGCCGATCCCGAGGAGGTGCGCCGGCTGCGCGGCCGCGACATGGCGATGATCTTCCAGGACCCGCTGAGCGCGCTGCACCCGTACTACACGATCGGCTCCCAGATCGTGGAGGCGTACCGCGTCCACAACGACGTGGACAAGAAGACGGCGCGCAAGCGGGCCGTCGAGATGCTGGACCGGGTGGGCATCCCCGAGCCGGGCAAGCGCGTCGACGACTACCCGCACCAGTTCTCCGGCGGCATGCGCCAGCGCGCGATGATCGCCATGTCGCTGGTCAACAACCCCGACCTGCTGATCGCGGACGAGCCGACCACGGCGCTGGACGTCACGGTGCAGGCGCAGATCCTGGACCTGATCCGTGATCTGCAGAAGGAGTTCGGCTCCGCCGTCATCATGATCACGCACGACCTCGGCGTCGTCGCGGAGATGGCCGACGAGATCCTCGTGATGTACGGCGGCCGGTGCGTCGAGCGGGGCACCGCCGAGAAGGTCTTCTACGAGCCCCGCCACCCGTACACCTGGGGCCTGCTGGGTTCGATGCCGCGCATCGACCGGGAACAGACCGAGCGCCTCATCCCGGTCAAGGGCTCCCCGCCCAGCCTCATCAACATCCCCGACGGCTGTGCCTTCAACCCGCGCTGCCCGTACGCCGACGTGCCCAAGGGCAACGTGACGCGGACGGTGCGGCCCGAGCTCACCCAGGACGACAGCCGTCACTGGTCCGCCTGCCACATGCCGCAGGAAGAGCGGACCCGGATCTGGACCGAAGAGATTGCGCCGAAGCTGTGACCGAGACGCCTGACACGAAGAAGCCGGAGACGGTGGTCATTCCCGCGCAGGCCACGGAGTCCCCCGAGGCCGAGGTCCTGCTCAAGGTCACCGGCCTGGAGAAGCACTTCCCGATCACCAAGGGGCTGATCCGGCGCCAGGTGGGCGCGGTCAAGGCCGTCGACGGCCTCGACTTCGACGTCCGGCGCGGGGAGACCCTCGGCATCGTCGGGGAGTCCGGCTGCGGGAAGTCGACCATGGGCCGGCTGATCACCCGGCTGCTGGAGCCGACCGGCGGGTCCATCGAGTTCGAGGGCAAGGACATCACGCACCTCGGGGTGTCGGGCATGCGCCCGCTGCGCCGCGACGTGCAGATGATCTTCCAGGACCCGTACGGCTCGCTGAATCCCCGCCACACGGTGGGCACCATCGTCAGCGCGCCGTTCAAGCTCCAGAAGGTCAGCCCGGAGGGCGGGCTCAAGGCGGAGGTCCAGCGGCTGCTCTCGCTCGTGGGCCTCAACCCCGAGCACTACAACCGCTACCCGCACGAGTTCTCCGGCGGCCAGCGCCAGCGCATCGGCATCGCGCGGGCCCTGGCGCTGAAGCCGAAGCTGGTGGTCGCGGACGAGCCCGTCTCGGCGCTGGACGTGTCGATCCAGGCCCAGGTGGTGAACCTGCTGGACGACCTCCAGGACGAGCTCGGCCTCACCTACGTGATCATCGCGCACGACCTGTCGGTCATCCGGCACGTCTCGGACCGCATCGCGGTGATGTACCTCGGCAAGATGGTCGAGCTGGCCGACAACAAGTCGCTGTACGGGGCGCCCATGCACCCGTACACCACCGCCCTGATGTCGGCCGTGCCGGTGCCCGACCCGAGGCGGCGCGGGGCCAAGAGCGGCCGCATCCTGCTCAAGGGCGACGTCCCGTCGCCGATCTCGCCGCCGAGCGGCTGCCGCTTCCACACCCGGTGCTGGAAGGCGACGCAGATCTGCGCGACGCAGGAACCGCCGCTGCTGGCGCTGAAGCCGGGCCACCAGGTGGCCTGCCACCACCCGGAGAACGCCCCCGACCAGGCACCGGGCGACAAGCCCCTGCCGGGCGCGGCGGACGCGGTGGCCAAGGTCACGGAGTAACCGCTGCGGCGGCCACGGCCCTGCCCGGTGATCCGGGCAGGGCCGCACGCGTTCAGCCCCGCCGGCCTTTGAGGCGCCGGGTCCGGGGCGGCGCCCCGGCAGTGGCGCCGCACGGCACCACAGTCCGCTGCCGGCAGCGCGCAGCCTGCGGGCCGCGGCAGGTGCCCCTTCACCCGGCGGGAGCCGAGCGGCACACCCGGTCTCGGCGGAGCCCCGCATTCCGTCGAGCCCGCCGCAGGCGACAATGGCCCGGTGCTCCACGATCTCTTCCCGCCCGGGATCCAGCATGCCCTGGACCTCGCCGGCATCTTCGTCTTCGCCACCGCGGGCGCCCTGCTCGCCGTCCGCAAGAACTTCGACGTCTTCGGCATCGCCGTCCTCGCGCTCGTCACGGCCCTGGGCGGCGGTCTCTTCCGGGACCTCGTCATCGGCGCCGTGCCGCCCGCAGCCTTCGGCGAGCTCAGCTTCTTCGTGACCCCGCTGGTCGCGGCCGCGATCGTCTACTTCCTGCACCCCGAGGTACAGCGGATCAACCGCGCCATCAACGTCTTCGACGCGGCCGGCCTCGGACTGTTCTGCGTGACGGGTACGACCAAGGCCTACGAGTACGGCCTCGGCCTGACCGCTTCCGCGGCGCTCGGCGTGATGACGGCCGTCGGCGGCGGCGTCGTGCGTGACGTCCTGGTCAACGAGGTGCCCTCGCTGCTGCGCGACCGTGAGATGTACGCCGTCCCCGCGCTGGTCGGTGCCTCGATGGTGGCCGTCTTCATCAGCCTGCACGCCCTGAACGGCATCACCACCGGCCTCGCGATCGTCACCACCTTCGTTCTGCGTCTCCTCGCCATGCGCTACCACTGGCGGGCACCGCTGGCCTGGAACAGGCGTTCGTCCGTGGCCGAAGAGCCGTAACCAAAGAAAGCTACCGCTTAGTAGCAAGCCGGTGTACCGTCGTTCGCATGTCACACGCAGCTGCCAAGGCATCCATCGGCGACAGTGAGTTCGACCGCGACACCGCCATCACCGCACGCGCGGGCGAGCCCGGGGTCTACGACGCGGAACTCTCCGCCGGCTGGACGATCATCGCCGCCGTGAACGGCGGCTACCTGCTGGCCCTGGTCGGCCGGGCCCTGTCGGCGGCCCTCCCGCACCCGGACCCGTTCACCGTCTCCGCGCACTACCTGACCTCCTCCGTGCCCGGCCCCGCCGTGATCCGCACCCAGGTCGTCCGCGTCGGGCGCACCCTCTCCACCGGCCAGGCCTCGCTGTTCCAGTACGACGAGAGCGGCGCCGAGATCGAGCGCATCCGCGTCCTCGCCTCCTACGGCGACCTCGCGGCCCTGCCGGACGACGTACGCACCGTCGCCGTGCCGCCCGCCATCCCCGCCTACGAGGACTGCATCGGCCCCGAGGCCGGCCCCGCGCCGATCCCCGGCAGCTCCGCCATCGTGGACCGGCTCCGGCTCCGGCTGGACCCGGCGACCGCCGGATGGGCCGTCGGAGCGCCCTCCGGCAAGGGCGAGATGCGGGCCTGGTTCGAGCTGGCCGACGGCCGCGACGCCGACCCGCTCTCCATGCTCCTGGCCGTCGACGCGCTGCCGCCGACCGCCTTCGACCTGGGCCTGGTGGCCTGGACCCCGACGGTGGAACTCACCACCCACGTCCGCCGCCGCCCGGCCCCCGGCCCGCTCCGGGTCTCCATCACCACCCGCAACCTCGCCGGCGGCTTCCTGGAGGAGGACGCCGAGGTCTGGGACTCCTCGGACCACCTGGTCGCGCAGTCCCGCCAACTGGCCCGCGCCCTGCGCCCGGCCTGACGCCGGCCCGGCCGGCGAGGCACCCCCCGCAGGGCGCCCTGCCGGCCGTCACGGGGCACCGCGGCGCGAGCGGCCACCGGCGGGCTCGTAGAATCGGGGGATCATGGCCTACCTCGACCACGCCGCCACCACCCCGATGCTGCCGGAGGCCGCCGCGGCGATGACCGCGCAGTTCGCCGCCACGGGGAACGCCTCCTCCCTGCACGCCGCGGGCCGCCGGGCCCGCCGTACCGTGGAGGAGGCCCGCGAGGCCTTCGCCGAGGCGGTCGGCGCCCGCCCCAGCGAGGTGGTCTTCACCGCCGGCGGCACGGAGGCCGACAACCTCGCCGTCAAGGGCCTCTACTGGGCCCGGCGCGACGCCGACCCCGCCCGGACCCGGGTCATCGCCAGCCCGGTCGAGCACCACGCCGTGCTCGACGCCGTGCACTGGCTCGCCGAGCACGAGGGCGCGCAGGTCGACTACCTGCCCGTGGACCGCTACGGGCGGGTCCACGCCGACGCCTTCCGCGAAGCCGTCGAGCGCAACCCCGACGACGTGGCCCTGGCCACCGTCATGTGGGCCAACAACGAGATCGGCACCGTCATGCCGGTCCACGAACTGGCCGCCGTCGCCCGCGCGTACGGGATCCCGCTGCACTCCGACGCCGTCCAGGCCCTCGGTCAGCTCGACGTCCACTTCGGTGACAGCGGCCTCGCGGCCATGACCGTCAGCGGCCACAAGGTCGGCGGCCCCTACGGCATCGGCGCACTGCTGCTCGGCCGCGACCAGAGCCCCGTACCCGTCCTGCACGGCGGCGGCCAGGAGCGGCACGTCCGCTCCGGCACCCTCGACGTGCCGGCGATCGCCGCTTTCGCCGTGGCCGCGGTCCTCGCCGTCGAACGGCGTGAGCGGTTCGCCACCGAGATCGGCGCCCTGCGCGACGAGCTGGTCGCCGCCGTCCGGGCGGCCGTGCCCGACGCCGTTCTCGGGGGAGACCCCGACGAGCGGCTCCCCGCCAACGCCCACTTCAGCTTCCCCGGCTGCGAGGGCGACTCGCTGCTGCTCCTGCTGGACGCACAGGGCATCGAATGCTCCACCGGCTCCGCCTGCACCGCCGGCGTGGCCCAGCCCAGCCACGTCCTGCTGGCCGCCGGCACCGACCCGCAGCTGGCCCGCGGCACCCTGCGGTTCTCCCTCGGCCACACCTCCACCAGGGAGGACGTCGCGGCCCTGGCCGCCGCCATCGGCCCGGCGGTCGAGCGCGCCCGCACGGCGGGCCTCAGCTAGGGCCGTCCAGGGCCGCCCGGACCAGGCCGATGTAGCGGTTCCAGTCCCAGTGGCGGCCGGGGTCGGTGTGGTCGGCGCCCGGGACCTCGGAGTGGCCGACGATGTGCTTACGGTCCGCCGGTATGCCGTACCGGCGGCAGACGTCGGCCGCCAGCCGGGCCGAAGCCGCGTACATCGCGTCCGTGAAGTCCTGCGGACGGTCCACGAAACCCACGTGCTCGATGCCCACACTGCGCTCGTTCATCGAGCGGCTGCCCGAGTGGAAGGCCACGTCCAGCTCGCGCACCATCTGCTCGACGTGCCCGTCCCCGCGCACTATGTAGTGCGCCGACGCCTTGTGCCACGGGTTCCTGAAGGCGTCCACCGAGGACGCGAAGCCGCCCTGCGTGACATGCACGACGATCCGGTCCACCCGGTAGTCGGCCGGGCGGTCCGCCTTGCGCCAGTTCGCCGGCGAAGCCGACGTCCAGCTCGCGCCCGCGTGGTCGAGCTCGCCCTCCTTGCGCGGCTTGTCCACACCCGGGATCAGCCACCAGGCACGGCCGATCTCCTCCCGGCCGGCCACCGCGGCCACCGCGAAGACCCCGAGCCCGCCGAAGAGCACGGCCCTGCGGGTCCGCCCCGGCGCCTTCTTCCCCTTGTTCCCCTGCTCGACGATGTGATCCACCCCCCGTACACCGACAACGCGCTGTGACCCCGCCCGGTTCCCCCGTACTCTGGACGGTGCTATGACTGAGAACCTCCCGCGCACCGCCCGTCCCCTTCGCGTCCTGGCCGCCATGTCCGGGGGCGTGGACTCCGCCGTCGCCGCCGCCCGCGCGGTCGAAGCCGGGCACGACGTGACCGGCGTCCACCTCGCGCTCTCCGCGAACCCCCAGTCCTTCCGGACCGGCGCCCGCGGCTGCTGCACCATCGAGGACTCCCGCGACGCCCGCCGGGCCGCGGACGTCATCGGCATCCCGTTCTACGTCTGGGACCTCGCCGAGCGCTTCCGCGAGGACGTCGTCGAGGACTTCATCTCCGAGTACGAGGCCGGGCGCACCCCGAACCCGTGCCTGCGCTGCAACGAGAAGATCAAGTTCGCGGCGCTGCTCGACAAGGCCCTCGCGCTCGGCTTCGACGCCGTCTGCACCGGGCACTACGCGACCGTCGTGCTCAACGGGGACGGCTCCCGCGAGCTGCACCGCGCCTCCGACATGGCCAAGGACCAGTCGTACGTCCTAGGCGTCCTCGACGAGAAGCAGCTCGCCCACGCCCTCTTCCCGCTCGGCGACACCCTCACCACCAAGGAAGAGATCCGCGCCGAGGCCGAGGAGCGGGGGCTGGCCGTCGCGAAGAAGCCCGACAGCCACGACATCTGCTTCATCGCCGACGGCGACACCCAGGGCTTCCTCGCGAACCGCCTCGGCAAGGCCGAGGGCGACATCGTCGACGAGGCGACCGGCGAGAAGGTCGGCACCCACGACGGCGCCTTCGGCTTCACCATCGGCCAGCGCAAGGGCCTGCGCATCGGCCACCCGGCCCCCGACGGCAAGCCGCGCTACGTCCTCGACATCTCCCCGGTGAACAACACCGTCACCGTCGGCCCCGTCGAGGCCCTCGACGTCACCGCCCTCACCGCGATCCGTCCCCGCTGGTGCGGAGCCGTGGCCGCCGCCCCCGGCACCTACACCGCCCAGCTGCGCGCCCACGGCGGCGAGACCGAGGTCTTCGCCGAGGTCGTGGACGGCGAGCTGCGCGTCTCCTTCACCGAGCCGGTCCGGGGCGTGGCCCCCGGCCAGGCGATCGTGCTCTACGACGGCACCCGCGTGGTCGGCTCGGCCACCATCGCCACGACGACGCGGGCCGCCGCCACCGTCTGAGCAGTACCCCGCGAGCACGGCACGACACCGCGGCCCGTCCCCCGGGCGGGCCGCGGTGTCATGCCGTCCGGATCAGACGGCCGGGTACCAGACGGTCCCGCTGCCGCCGTGCCGGGCGAGGGTGCTCGCGATGATCTCGCCCTCCCGGAAGTAGCGCGGGTGCTGCTGGAGGAAGCCGGGGAAGGAGTCCAGGGACGTCGCGTCACAGACCCCGTCGGTCCTGATGCAGTGGCGCTGGACCGGGACACCGGGGAACACCTCCGGCCCGGTGCCGGGGGAGTACGCCACGAACGGGACGAGGACCCCCTGGGGGACCAGGCGCCAGAAACCGGTTCCGGGCTGCATCGGGTCGGAGTAGAGCATGCCGTCGACCCGGTCGCGCGGCACCTCGGTGCCGTTGCCGGCGATCGTCTGGAGCAACAGGTCGGCGACCCAGGCGCCCTGGGAGTAGCCGGCGATCGTGAAGGTCGCGGACGGGTCGGCCCGGTAGGCGTTCTCCAGAGCGGCCCTGGCGTTCCAGTAGCCCTGGTTGACGCTGTCGCCGAAGCTCGGCGCGAAGGGGGCCGGCTGTTCGTTGTGGCTGCCGACGAACGGGCCGCCGCTGGCGACGTAGCAGACCGGAATCGCGATGCCCCCGTCCAGATGCCGGTTCGCGGCGTCGAAGCTCGTGGTGCAGCCGGGGGCGTCCGCGGCCGCCCCCGTACCGCCGATCTGGATGTAGTAGTGGTTCGCCGGAGCGGCGTGCGCGGTGCTCGGCGCGGCCACGGCCCCGGCGAGCAGGAGGACCGTCGACGCGACGACGGACTTGAGGCGGCGGGCGAACCTGCGCGGCTTCCTGGTGGACATACGAGTCGACTCCCCTTGGGTCAAGGCGGGCACCGCGTCGGGTGCGGCGGCCGGCACTCATCGTGGTGTTCGCGCTGGTCGGGGGACCATGCCCGCAACCGGCCATATGTGGCCGGTCGGCGGTACCCCGTGGTTTGACCGGGATCCGGGAGGACATCGGACCCAAGTGGCAGGGTCGTCGTCGAGGGGGAAGGGCGGGCAAGTGGGCAGCCGGTTCGGTGCGTTGCTCCGCGGGTTGCGGCACGAGGCGGGGATGACGCAGGAGCAGTTGGCCGAGCGGTCCCGGCTCGGGGTCCGCACCATCCACCGGCTGGAGACCGGCAAACCCACCGACGCGCGGATGGGAACGGTGAGGCAGGTCGCGCACGCGCTGGCCGACGAGCTGAAGCGCGACCGGGACGCGCTCTGGACGGACCTGCTGGCAGCCCACCGCGGCAACGGAGCCGCCGCCGGGCAGGACCCGCGCGCCGCCGCTCCCGCTCCCGCTCCGGCGCCGCAGCAGAAGGAGACGGCGGAGGAGGAAGCGGCCGAGCTGGCGGCGGCCGAGGGGGCGGCGGCGCTTGAACGGGCGCCCGAACCGGACCGTCCGGACCGTCCGGTGCCGCACCGCACCCTGCCGACGTCCCGGGGCACCCTGGCCGAGGCCGCCGGGTCGCTCGCCCACGACGTCTACGGCCGCTGCATCCGCGAGGAGGAACAGCGCCGCGTCCACGACCCGTTCCCGCTGCCCGTGCGCTGGCGCTCGGCCCCCGCCGACCTGATGGACCACTGGGACAACATCCGCGGCACCCCGCCCGGGGCCGCCCTCGGCCCGCTGTCCCTGGACGGCGGCCTCACGGACATCGCCGACGTCTACCGGCGCGTCCGCTCCGGGCGGCTGGTGGTGCTCGGCCGGGCCGGCTCCGGCAAGACCGTCCTCGTCCTGCGGTTCGTCCTCGACCACCTCGCGGCGCGCTCCGACGCCGAACCCGTGCCCGTGGTCTTCAGCATGGGATCGTGGGACCCGACCGGCACCGCCCTGCGCGACTGGCTGATCGCCCGCCTGCTGCGCGACCACCCGAACCTCGGCGCGCTCGCCCCCGGCGGTTCGACCCTCGCCGCCGCCCTGGTGGACGCCGGATGGATCCTGCCGGTCCTGGACGGATTCGACGAGATGGCCACCGGGCTGCTCGGCGTCGCCCTGCGCGAACTCAACGCGAGCTCCCTGCCGCTGCTGCTGACCAGCCGCACCGAGCAGTTCACCGAGGCCGTCGGGGTGGAGGTGCTCCGCCGGACCGCGGGCATCGAGCTGCTGGACCTGGACGCCGACGACCTGGTCCACTACCTGCCCCGCACCGCTCGCCCGGGCGCGCCGGCCGGCGGGGCGGGCCCGGAGCGCCGCGACGGCCCGGGCGGCCGGGCCGCCACCGGGTGGGACCCCGTCCTGGAGCGGCTGCGCACCGGCCCGGGCGACGGGCCGGGCACCCGGCTCAGGGCCGTGCTGAGCACCCCGCTGATGGTCCTGCTCGCCCGGACCGCCTACAGCGACACCCCGGCCCAGGATCCGGCGGAGCTGCTGGACGAGGCCCGCTTCCCGACCCCCGAGGCCATCGAGGAGCATCTGCTGGCCGGGTTCGTACCGAGCGTCTACCGGTCCCTGCCCGTGGCCGTCCCGGGTGCCCGACGCGGGCGCGGACCGCGTACATGGGACCCGTACCGCGCCCGGCGCTACCTGGGCCACCTCGCCGACCACCTGGACCGGCCCGGGCGCCGCGCGGGCCAGGACCTCGCGTGGTGGCAGCTGCGCGACTCGCTGCCGCCGTCCTCGCGGATCCTGGCCGTCGTCCTCGCCTGCTCCCTGGTCACCGCCGTCGCCGACTGGCTCGTCTTCCCGGCCAAGAACCTGGCCGCGGGCCGCGGCGCCGCGTTCGCCCTGGGTACGGGCCTGCTGGACGCGCTGCTGTTCGGCCCCGCCGTCGGCCTCGCCTTCGGGCTGGTCCACGGGCTCATGGCCGTGCTCGGGATCCGGGCGTTCGAGCCGTCCCGGGTGCGGATGCGGCTGCCCGGCCGCCGCGGACGGGGCGCCGGACCGACCTCCCGCAGGTTCGCCACCCTGGTCCCGGCCGGACTCCTGGGCGGCCTCGTGATGGGCCTCGGGTGCGGGATCGCCTTCACCGTGGGCGCGCGGCTGACCTACGGCGGGGTGCTGCTCAACGCCGCGGTGATCGAGGCGACGGCGGTCAACTGCCTCATGTACGGGCTCACGTTCGCCCTGGCGGGCGGCCTCGTACTCGGGCTGGTGGCCGCCCTGGAGACCCCCATCGACCTCGGCCGTGCCGCCACCCCGACGGACCTGCTGGCCGTCAACCGCAGCATCGTCGTGCGCCAGGCGCTCTTCCTCGCGCCGATGCTGACCCTGGTGATCGCCTTCGGCGGCCGGCTCATGACCGAGCTGCTCCAGGGTGTCGTCGGCCCCCTGACCTGGCCGATGGCCGACGGGCTCGCGCTCGGCGCCGTGGGCGGGGTGGCCGGTGCGCTCTCCTACGCCCTGGCGTTCACCGCCTGGGGCCAGTGGGTGCTCCTGGCCCGGATCTGGCTGCCCCTGACCGGCCGCCTCCCCTGGGCGACGGTCGCCTTCCTGGAGGACGCCTACCGGCGGGGCGTCCTGCGCCAGGTCGGGGCCGTCTACCAGTTCCGCCACGCCCGCCTCCAGCGCCACCTGCGCGGCGGGCGCACCGGCGGAAGGGTCACCCGCCCGGTGCACCCCACGTCGTCCCGGGACGGTGGTTCGCGCCCGTGATCGTCGCCCAGCACAGTCCGCAGGAGATCATGTCGTCGTCCTCGTCGAAGCCGAGGTCCGCGGGCTGACCCGGTACCGACCTGGCCACCGCGAAGTCGATCGGCGTCTCCATGGAGCACCGCTGGTCGGTCTTGGTCGGCCAGAACGCGTCGTCGCCCAGCGGGGTCGGACGCGGGCGGAAACGGCCGCCGGCCCGGACGAGCGCGTCGACCATCTCGTACATGTGTCGCTGCGAATGCTCCATGGCGGGAGTCTGTACCGACGGGCCGGGGCGAGGGCGCGCGGGGTGGCCCGACGGACGCGGACGCCCGCCCCGCCCGCGGTCCCCGGTCGTCGGGCCGGGGCGGCGGGCGGAACGCGGCGGGCACGGCGCCGGGACGGGTCCGCGGCGTCCCGTTCTCAGGCGACCGTCAGGACGATCTTGCCGGTGGTGCGGCCCTGCTCGCCGATCTCGTGGGCCTTCGCGGCCTGCTCCAGCGGCAGCACCGTGTCGACCAGCGGCTTCAGCAGACCCTGCTCGACGAGCGCCGCGATCTCCCGCAGGCCGCCCAGGTCCGGCTCCACCAGGACCCAGGAGGCGTGCACGCCCTGCGGGTCGGCCGGCAGGGAGTCGGGGCCGGGCAGGGTCACGAGGTGGCCGCCGGCCTTGAGGACCTTCAGCGAGCGGAGCGTGTAGTCCCCGCCGATGGCGTCGATCACGACGTCCACGTCGGCGACGGCGTCCTCGAAGTCGGTGGTGCGGTAGTCGATCACCTCGTCGGCGCCGAGCTCGCGCAGCAGCGCGTGCTTGCCCGCGCTCGCCGTGCCGATCACGTACGCGCCGCGCGCCTTGGCGATCTGCACCGCCAGGTGGCCCACCCCGCCGGCCGCCGCGTGCACCAGCACCCGCTGCCCGGCGCCGACCCCGGCCGTGTCCACCAGGGCCTGCCAGGCGGTCAGCGCGGCCAGCGGCAGCGCCGCGGCCCCCACGTGGTCCAGCGCGGCCGGCTTGGGGGCGAAGTGCCGGGCGGGGGCGGTCACGTACTCGGCGTAGCCGCCCGCCTGCCGCGGGAAGTGCGGCATGCCGTACACCTCGTCACCGGGCGAGTGGAGCGTCACGCCGGGGCCGACCGCCTCGACGGTGCCGGAGACGTCCCAGCCGACGATCGGGTGCTCGCCCCAGGCGATGAGCGCACCGCTGTCCCGGGTCTTCCAGTCGACCGGGTTGACGCCGGCCGCGTGGACCCGGACGAGGACCTCGCCCAGTCCGGGCTCGGGCCGGTCGATCTCCCGCTCGACCAGGTTCTCCGGGCCGCCCCACTCGTTCACGACGATCGCGCGCATTTCTGTCCGCCTCATTCCATCCGCAGGT encodes:
- a CDS encoding N-acetylmuramoyl-L-alanine amidase, giving the protein MDHIVEQGNKGKKAPGRTRRAVLFGGLGVFAVAAVAGREEIGRAWWLIPGVDKPRKEGELDHAGASWTSASPANWRKADRPADYRVDRIVVHVTQGGFASSVDAFRNPWHKASAHYIVRGDGHVEQMVRELDVAFHSGSRSMNERSVGIEHVGFVDRPQDFTDAMYAASARLAADVCRRYGIPADRKHIVGHSEVPGADHTDPGRHWDWNRYIGLVRAALDGPS
- a CDS encoding ABC transporter ATP-binding protein — encoded protein: MVEPAGDRPSEAFLDVRDLKVHFPTDDGLVKSVDGLSFQLEKGRTLGIVGESGSGKSVTSLAVMGLHRVGNASRSKVEMSGEIWLGGRELLSADPEEVRRLRGRDMAMIFQDPLSALHPYYTIGSQIVEAYRVHNDVDKKTARKRAVEMLDRVGIPEPGKRVDDYPHQFSGGMRQRAMIAMSLVNNPDLLIADEPTTALDVTVQAQILDLIRDLQKEFGSAVIMITHDLGVVAEMADEILVMYGGRCVERGTAEKVFYEPRHPYTWGLLGSMPRIDREQTERLIPVKGSPPSLINIPDGCAFNPRCPYADVPKGNVTRTVRPELTQDDSRHWSACHMPQEERTRIWTEEIAPKL
- a CDS encoding PE-PPE domain-containing protein; this translates as MSTRKPRRFARRLKSVVASTVLLLAGAVAAPSTAHAAPANHYYIQIGGTGAAADAPGCTTSFDAANRHLDGGIAIPVCYVASGGPFVGSHNEQPAPFAPSFGDSVNQGYWNARAALENAYRADPSATFTIAGYSQGAWVADLLLQTIAGNGTEVPRDRVDGMLYSDPMQPGTGFWRLVPQGVLVPFVAYSPGTGPEVFPGVPVQRHCIRTDGVCDATSLDSFPGFLQQHPRYFREGEIIASTLARHGGSGTVWYPAV
- a CDS encoding cysteine desulfurase family protein; amino-acid sequence: MAYLDHAATTPMLPEAAAAMTAQFAATGNASSLHAAGRRARRTVEEAREAFAEAVGARPSEVVFTAGGTEADNLAVKGLYWARRDADPARTRVIASPVEHHAVLDAVHWLAEHEGAQVDYLPVDRYGRVHADAFREAVERNPDDVALATVMWANNEIGTVMPVHELAAVARAYGIPLHSDAVQALGQLDVHFGDSGLAAMTVSGHKVGGPYGIGALLLGRDQSPVPVLHGGGQERHVRSGTLDVPAIAAFAVAAVLAVERRERFATEIGALRDELVAAVRAAVPDAVLGGDPDERLPANAHFSFPGCEGDSLLLLLDAQGIECSTGSACTAGVAQPSHVLLAAGTDPQLARGTLRFSLGHTSTREDVAALAAAIGPAVERARTAGLS
- a CDS encoding trimeric intracellular cation channel family protein — protein: MLHDLFPPGIQHALDLAGIFVFATAGALLAVRKNFDVFGIAVLALVTALGGGLFRDLVIGAVPPAAFGELSFFVTPLVAAAIVYFLHPEVQRINRAINVFDAAGLGLFCVTGTTKAYEYGLGLTASAALGVMTAVGGGVVRDVLVNEVPSLLRDREMYAVPALVGASMVAVFISLHALNGITTGLAIVTTFVLRLLAMRYHWRAPLAWNRRSSVAEEP
- the mnmA gene encoding tRNA 2-thiouridine(34) synthase MnmA → MTENLPRTARPLRVLAAMSGGVDSAVAAARAVEAGHDVTGVHLALSANPQSFRTGARGCCTIEDSRDARRAADVIGIPFYVWDLAERFREDVVEDFISEYEAGRTPNPCLRCNEKIKFAALLDKALALGFDAVCTGHYATVVLNGDGSRELHRASDMAKDQSYVLGVLDEKQLAHALFPLGDTLTTKEEIRAEAEERGLAVAKKPDSHDICFIADGDTQGFLANRLGKAEGDIVDEATGEKVGTHDGAFGFTIGQRKGLRIGHPAPDGKPRYVLDISPVNNTVTVGPVEALDVTALTAIRPRWCGAVAAAPGTYTAQLRAHGGETEVFAEVVDGELRVSFTEPVRGVAPGQAIVLYDGTRVVGSATIATTTRAAATV
- a CDS encoding thioesterase family protein, with protein sequence MSHAAAKASIGDSEFDRDTAITARAGEPGVYDAELSAGWTIIAAVNGGYLLALVGRALSAALPHPDPFTVSAHYLTSSVPGPAVIRTQVVRVGRTLSTGQASLFQYDESGAEIERIRVLASYGDLAALPDDVRTVAVPPAIPAYEDCIGPEAGPAPIPGSSAIVDRLRLRLDPATAGWAVGAPSGKGEMRAWFELADGRDADPLSMLLAVDALPPTAFDLGLVAWTPTVELTTHVRRRPAPGPLRVSITTRNLAGGFLEEDAEVWDSSDHLVAQSRQLARALRPA
- a CDS encoding ABC transporter ATP-binding protein, giving the protein MVIPAQATESPEAEVLLKVTGLEKHFPITKGLIRRQVGAVKAVDGLDFDVRRGETLGIVGESGCGKSTMGRLITRLLEPTGGSIEFEGKDITHLGVSGMRPLRRDVQMIFQDPYGSLNPRHTVGTIVSAPFKLQKVSPEGGLKAEVQRLLSLVGLNPEHYNRYPHEFSGGQRQRIGIARALALKPKLVVADEPVSALDVSIQAQVVNLLDDLQDELGLTYVIIAHDLSVIRHVSDRIAVMYLGKMVELADNKSLYGAPMHPYTTALMSAVPVPDPRRRGAKSGRILLKGDVPSPISPPSGCRFHTRCWKATQICATQEPPLLALKPGHQVACHHPENAPDQAPGDKPLPGAADAVAKVTE